In Gracilimonas sp., a single window of DNA contains:
- a CDS encoding DUF3524 domain-containing protein → MNILAVEPFYSGSHKAFLKGLEKHSGHNIIPIKLNYKGWKWRMHGDSVTLTEMTNKVSEDIDLLLTSSMTNLPAFMALTNPRFAHTPVIMYMHDNQFTRPIPDGEKRDLTYCYINYLSMLVADKLLFSSQFHLDDLMDALPKFLDNFPDGKQYGTVDKICEKSIVMHPGLDLKSFDKQPDTRDQNETPVIVWNQRWQFDRNPAMFFRVLNRLNDIDLKFDLILAGDTQHEKPEEFEKAWKRFGQQITHFGYVDDKENYSKLLHSGDIVVSTASYEFFCVAIMEAIYCGCHPLVPNRLHYPELIPESLHDPLLHAPVLYETEDDLFYHLKDLLTGKTKSLPKNSLQNINNHLDWSRRIKDFDRLFEEMV, encoded by the coding sequence ATGAATATCTTAGCGGTAGAACCATTTTACAGCGGCTCCCATAAAGCCTTTCTCAAAGGGCTTGAGAAGCATTCCGGTCACAATATCATTCCCATTAAGCTAAACTATAAAGGCTGGAAATGGCGGATGCACGGGGATTCCGTTACATTGACGGAAATGACGAATAAGGTGAGCGAAGACATTGATCTGTTACTTACGAGCAGCATGACCAATCTTCCCGCATTTATGGCGCTCACGAATCCTAGATTTGCCCATACGCCCGTGATCATGTATATGCATGATAACCAGTTTACCCGCCCCATTCCTGATGGTGAAAAACGAGACCTGACGTATTGTTACATTAACTATTTGAGTATGTTAGTGGCTGATAAACTGCTTTTCTCGTCCCAGTTTCACCTTGATGACTTGATGGACGCCCTTCCTAAATTCTTGGATAATTTTCCCGATGGAAAACAATATGGCACCGTGGATAAAATTTGTGAGAAGAGTATTGTAATGCATCCCGGATTGGACCTGAAAAGCTTTGATAAGCAGCCGGATACCCGGGATCAAAATGAAACTCCTGTGATAGTATGGAATCAACGGTGGCAGTTTGACCGAAATCCAGCAATGTTTTTTAGAGTGCTGAACCGGTTGAATGATATTGATCTTAAATTTGATTTGATTCTGGCAGGAGATACACAACATGAAAAGCCGGAAGAATTTGAAAAAGCATGGAAACGATTTGGCCAGCAAATCACCCATTTTGGTTATGTGGATGACAAAGAAAATTACAGCAAGCTCCTGCACTCGGGAGATATTGTAGTATCAACAGCCAGTTATGAGTTTTTCTGTGTAGCTATCATGGAAGCAATATATTGTGGTTGCCATCCATTGGTGCCCAATAGGTTACATTACCCTGAACTTATCCCTGAAAGCTTACATGACCCATTGTTGCATGCGCCGGTTTTATATGAGACTGAGGATGATTTATTTTATCATCTCAAAGATTTATTGACCGGAAAAACAAAATCCCTTCCCAAAAATTCTCTTCAGAATATTAACAACCATTTAGATTGGTCGAGGCGAATCAAAGATTTTGATCGACTTTTTGAAGAGATGGTTTAA